The DNA region GAGACTGCATTTAATGCCCCATCCAATGTAGTTTTGTGGTTCATAGGGAGGAAAGAAGTTATGGCTAATGAGTTTGGTGAAGAGTAAGGATATAATGATGCATTTAGATCATGAGAGAAGCAACATAAAGAGGATTCTTAGGGTGGTTTAGACAATGAGATAAACTGGTAAACATTGCTTGGAACCTGAAGGGGTGGTTTGGTTCTTGGGGGAGGATTTGGATTTAACAACCCCTTAGTGAAGGGAATATTGATCTGCTTTTGTACTAGACAAGTTGCAGAGGTCTCTTGTGGCTTCTGACTTCTGAGTCCCTTAGGGCTCTAAGTAGATGTGTCTGTCATGCCAGTTTGGCATTTCAGCCCAAACCTGGCCTGGGTCAAACCTCAGTTTGTTGATAGGCCAGATGATTTATCCAAGAAGCAGACATTGACAATCACACTTATACTACGTATTAAAGTTCTTGGGTTTAGCGAATGATTTTACTCAGAGCTTCTAATTTTCATCTTACAGGTTACTTTCTATGAGGCCTTCAAAAATATGACAGAATATGGAAGACAGAAATGGTTTCCCAACTCAAATTTGCAATTAAATAGCTCTCTTGAAGGGCTCTTGTTGGGAGGACTGGCTGGGGGTAAGCATTTCATGGTGTTGTGACCAAATGCTACTCGTGTATAAGTGTATTGCATTTGAATTATGTAGAACCATGCAACTGATGTTTATTCTGATTTCAATTGCACATTACAGGTTTGAGTGCATATCTCACCACACCCTTGGATGTTATTAAAACAAGATTACAAGTGCAGGGGAAAATAGTAAGGTATTCCTTCAATCATCATGCTCttgatctttatttttattccttCTATCACCACACATCCACTTTCACAAAAGGTCATCACTGGTATGTAATGACATAATAGCTGCTTTGTCTAATTTTAGAGATCAAAAGACCCTTGATTTTTGGCATAGTTTCACGATCATTAGCATTACCCTTTCTGTATCTGGAAAGACCAAGTAGACAGCTCGTTGGCATGACAATCTGACATCAACATCTTGAGTTGGGAACTATCAACTATGCAGTGTTTGGCAAATATGAAATTGTCTCAAAAATCCTCTTGTTTGTCTTATATAACACCAACAACTGTGATGATCATCGTTTAAtgtcttctcttctcttcaaATTCTGTGCATTTCCAGGTATAGTGGCTGGTCAGACGCAGTTCATAAGATATGGGCAACTGAAGGTTTAAGAGGGATGTTCAGAGGCAGTATTCCCAGAATCACATGGTACATCCCAGCATCTGCTCTCACCTTCATGGCCGTAGAGTTTCTGAGAGAACAGTTCAACGAAAGACTGGACAACAATAAACTCCCAGAAATCACAAGTGTATCAATAGACAAAAAAGATTCAACATTTCAAGAGGTATCATAGAACATCGCATTCTACACTGATGATTTCACCACCATATGTTACTTCCCCTGAGATTCTCGTTAATTCGACGTTGAGACTGCCATGTTATGCTGAGGAATGCCCCAAGATTGTATGGTTTTGatgtaaatattacaaataatctTGCGTACTCCCCAATGTTTGAACATGGaatatattgtttgtttgtttgtttattcgtGGATTATGCATCCTCATATGGCACGTGGGCCCTCTGGAAGAATATTCAACATTCTTGGAATGGGAATATTCCATGTTGGGAATGTTGTCGGATAGTTTTTTTATCAGTTAGGTTTCTCAATTTTATCAAACTATATATTGAACTCTATAAATCCATTCTTAGGACTTAGGAGTATGTagaaagtttaattttaaaatttgacacTTAGTAGGACAGCATGCATTTTTATCCTCCTAGTATTTAAAGAGTTACACAACTACAGACAGAACACAAAAGATCCATCCGACAACATTACTAATATATGATTAACGTTCTCCAAAGTactaatatacaaattaaaataaaaataaaaataaaaaagcaggGGGCTGTCCAAAGATATGATACTCCTTGCACACCTGATAGGATAGTAGTAGCCGCTCACATCCATtcatcattcattcattccCATCACTGCACATCAGCAATATAATTCTGAAATAATAAGGAAATTCTACGGTGTGTATACGTTTTTAAGATACGTAATGTCAAAATTAAACgtgacaaattaaaattattaccaTAATATAGAAGTTATTATTCGAGCCACCATGATGCTACAACATAGAATATGAGGGTGATGAGGGGGAGGATGATGGTCCCTTGTTGAGAAATCCCACCGTGGCTCACGTCTGTGTTCATGCCCGTACCCGATGGACCTAAGCCGTTGTTGATGCCGCCGCCAAGAGAACCGCCGGTGGGAGTTGTCACGATCGGGGAGCCGGTGGAAGACGTGGATGTGGATGGCAGTCCGGTGGAAGGGGTGTTAGTAGTGGGACTGGTTGTTGTTGTGCTGCcgctaccaccaccaccactgtGCAAATGAACCACCCAAGATTATCACAAATTAGCCTCATATATCATAGCAGTAAATAATGACATAGTAATCTTATATTCCGTGAACTAAATGCCCTTCATTTATTCATGAGTGACTGATTTCACCCAAAGACGTAAAGATTGAATCTTGATAACTATAATACGTGTGGGAGTTTTGCCATCTTGTTGTAGTGGTGATTTCTTGTGGGTACCAGGTAATGGTTCTTTCACCTAAGTAGTCGTTGATTCACTGTGATTTAATTTCTCCAGAATTCTTATAAGGTGGGTGTGGGAGGGACATTATGAGGATGTGAGGTGAACCCTAGGTGACACAAACAGTTGACAAACTTTACTATAGAACTGACAACCTAAAACTACAGTTGATTTCCAACAAGGCCTTGGGATATGGTTTGGACTGAAACCTAACAGCTATTGGATACAACATGTGTGCACAGCCTTCAAGAAATCATATTTACAACAGCCACCACTCATActatatgcataaatatttgCACCACCAAATACTGCTTTTGCAGCTTCAGTGTGGAAAGGACAGTCCTACTTCACACTGTCCACTTGCCTTTATACCCCCACCAACCTTTACAAAGGCCAAGAATTGTCCAAGTCTCTAGGGTAAATGAGGGGCACTATTGTCTTTTCAATACAGTTGCTTTCACTTTCCTTAATCCTTATCTTGCCCTTTGAGCAAAAGGAGCTTTGGATGCTCTCAGGCCAATAATTGcaccaaaaacaaaatttggtgtaaatttGTGAGTTTCACCGAAGTATATCTTGAACCGCATAACCCTATTCGCTAGGTTCATAAGGAGGTAAAGCGTATATGACCAACATTAAAACCCACACCTGACTGTACACTTCTGCGCAAAAAGAACGTAACTCTAACACCAATCCCAGTTCAACTTGAGAAGTCTAACTCCAATCTAGGAAGCTCAACTCTAAATTATATATGGAGAATTGATGATAACAATTTAAACCTTTTATAGTCAAAGACACCATCATCATCATGCAATTATGATCTATGAAATGAGAGACAAAAAGGAGCCACATTTAGATTAGATCAAAAGCAGAGAAGATTGGGGAAGAGTGAATAGATAGATTTTACTTGCATGGTGTTATGCCAAAGGTAAAAGCTTCATTGTTTAATCTGCTAATTAAACTTTATTCTGATTTGGGAGATGTTTGTCCCACTAAAGTAGAAAGGGAAAGAAGGGGGCCCCACCCATTACTAGAAGGCTCCTACTAAAGCAAACACAGCTTTAGACATCATAGGAAACCTAGCCTAAATAGTAGTAAATATACTAATGTTGTTCAAATAAGTGTATTTTTAACTAGTAGGAGTGGCTAATTGATTACTTGAAGGGCCTACAATTTCTCCTTGGGATGTGTGAAAGAATCCCACTttcatttgaaaattgaaaactgatttatcaaaatatgGATGATAACAGATCAAGTAATACCAAATATCTGACCTCTTAAATCCTAATAAGAGGTGCTTGAGTAGTTGATAGTCAAGTTTGAATGCCAATGAATTAGgtaatatcatatatttgaCTCTCTTCAatccatataaaaaaaattaataagagaAGTAGACatgattttgaaagaaaatcagATTCCTAACAAAGGCAGAAGAATGGTCCCCACCAAAAAGACTTATTTGCACAAACATTCAACAccatttttttgttatattcaaCTTGGCCATAATTTGACTGTCATAAAATGGCCAATAAACTACTGCCAGAAGGACCCCAGATAAGACACCACAAAAAACTTTACTGTAGGGCAGCCGTCAAGTTAAACACAACGTTACAAGTTTTACTTACCGTGAAAGCGGTCTATTAGTTTTACTTACCGTGAAAGCGGTCTATTGGCCTTATTGGTTTCAACTGATCAGCTATGAACAACCTAGACTAATTTACCTCGGAGTTTACCTAAACTTTACTGTAATATTACAAAATCACCATATACCCAACTTAAGAATAAGCAATTATATTGGTGTATATACTGCAGAATATATCACTCAGTTAAGCAGTCATAGTGTCATACCTTGCACTAGCAGGATAAACACAGCCAGTCACACCTATAAATGACACCAAAAAACAGCAAATTAATACCAAGAGTTAACATCCATGGAAATATTGAGACCAAGAAAGTTAGggtttttgttaaaaaaaaaaaaaaaagaaaaaaagttagggTTTTGTGTTGGGAGCTCACTAGGGTCAGAGGTGGTGACAGAGGCAGTGCTGGCAAAGTCACATGCCCCAGCAGCTTGGCCCCTTTTCTGGAAATAGCTGTTGACTGCATAGTTGCAGTGAGCTCTCACTGAGTTGGGATTGTAGCATTGGCCATTTGGTTTAATGGGGTTGCAGTCTGCCCCTGCTCCACAGGCATAGTCCAGTGTCTTCTGCAATGCGGAATCCCCCATTTCCTTGCAAACACACCATGTTGCACCTGCCAAGATTCCCCATGAAACAAAAAGGGTTCAAGAAATATGCACATTTTCAGTTTCtcaaaagcaataaaaaaataaatatcaagaTTGGAACTTTTTCAAGTGGGAACATCAGTATATA from Ipomoea triloba cultivar NCNSP0323 chromosome 6, ASM357664v1 includes:
- the LOC116022635 gene encoding PLASMODESMATA CALLOSE-BINDING PROTEIN 2, with product MASLLFALLLMAMAGHSSATWCVCKEMGDSALQKTLDYACGAGADCNPIKPNGQCYNPNSVRAHCNYAVNSYFQKRGQAAGACDFASTASVTTSDPSVTGCVYPASASGGGGSGSTTTTSPTTNTPSTGLPSTSTSSTGSPIVTTPTGGSLGGGINNGLGPSGTGMNTDVSHGGISQQGTIILPLITLIFYVVASWWLE